A section of the Halostella salina genome encodes:
- a CDS encoding single-stranded-DNA-specific exonuclease RecJ, giving the protein MDAPVPALADRAAACADRLRAADEVLLASHIDADGLTSAGIAATALERAGIPFESVFSKQLDETEIASIAATDYDTVLFTDFGSGQLGIIADHEAKGDFTPVIADHHRPADAETEFHLNPLLFGLDGASELSGAGASYVLARALEPETGDNRDLAALAVVGAVGDMQATDGELVGANAEIVAEGEAAGVLDTGTDLALYGKQTRPLPKLLEYATDVRIPGISNDGNGALRFLDGLDLDLKSGGEWRRWADLSDDEKRTVASALVQRAVESGVPAGKVDDLVGTTYTLTAEAPGTELRDASEFSTLLNATARYERADVGLAVCLGDRADALDRAQTLLANHRRNLSEGLEWVKEEGVTREDNVQWFDAGDRIRETIVGIVAGMAVGTPGVDRDRPIVAFAEKEVDEGETDVADDDATVEVKVSARGTPRMTSRGLDLSDVMTEASRAVGGDGGGHDVAAGATIPDGTRAEFVEHVDELVGEQLS; this is encoded by the coding sequence ATGGACGCACCCGTTCCCGCGCTCGCGGACCGCGCCGCCGCCTGCGCCGACCGCCTCCGCGCGGCCGACGAGGTGTTGCTGGCCTCGCACATCGACGCGGACGGCCTGACGAGCGCCGGCATCGCGGCGACCGCGCTGGAGCGGGCCGGCATCCCCTTCGAGTCGGTGTTCAGCAAGCAACTCGACGAGACCGAGATCGCGAGCATCGCCGCGACCGACTACGACACCGTCCTCTTCACCGACTTCGGGAGCGGGCAGCTCGGGATCATCGCCGACCACGAGGCCAAGGGCGACTTCACGCCCGTCATCGCCGACCACCACCGCCCGGCCGACGCCGAGACCGAGTTCCACCTCAATCCGCTCCTCTTTGGCCTCGACGGCGCGAGCGAACTCTCCGGCGCGGGCGCGAGCTACGTCCTCGCGCGGGCGCTGGAACCGGAAACCGGGGACAATCGGGACCTCGCGGCGCTGGCCGTCGTCGGCGCGGTCGGCGATATGCAGGCGACGGACGGCGAACTCGTCGGCGCGAACGCGGAGATCGTCGCCGAGGGCGAGGCAGCTGGCGTGCTCGACACCGGCACCGACCTCGCGCTGTACGGGAAACAGACCCGACCGCTCCCGAAGCTACTGGAGTACGCGACGGACGTTCGCATTCCGGGCATCTCCAACGACGGGAACGGCGCGCTCCGCTTCCTCGACGGGCTGGATCTCGACCTGAAGTCGGGGGGCGAGTGGCGGCGCTGGGCGGACCTCTCGGACGACGAGAAACGGACCGTCGCCAGCGCGCTCGTTCAGCGCGCAGTCGAATCTGGCGTCCCGGCCGGGAAGGTCGACGACCTCGTCGGAACGACGTACACGCTCACCGCGGAGGCACCCGGGACGGAACTGCGGGACGCGAGCGAGTTCTCCACGCTGCTGAACGCGACCGCGAGGTACGAGCGCGCAGACGTGGGGCTGGCGGTCTGTCTCGGCGACCGGGCGGACGCGCTCGACCGCGCGCAGACGCTGCTGGCGAACCACCGCCGTAACCTCTCCGAGGGGCTGGAGTGGGTGAAAGAGGAAGGCGTCACCCGCGAGGACAACGTCCAGTGGTTCGACGCCGGCGACCGCATCCGCGAGACCATCGTCGGCATCGTCGCGGGGATGGCCGTCGGGACGCCCGGCGTCGACCGCGACCGGCCCATCGTCGCGTTCGCGGAGAAGGAAGTCGACGAGGGCGAGACGGACGTCGCGGACGACGACGCCACAGTCGAGGTCAAGGTGTCGGCCCGCGGGACGCCCCGGATGACAAGCCGCGGGCTGGACCTCTCGGACGTGATGACCGAGGCGTCCCGCGCGGTCGGCGGCGACGGCGGCGGGCACGACGTGGCCGCCGGCGCGACGATCCCCGACGGCACCCGCGCCGAGTTCGTCGAACACGTCGACGAACTGGTCGGGGAGCAGCTGTCCTGA
- a CDS encoding conditioned medium-induced protein 4: MDEKTEELRDIFIDVTDEETVTESQEETPGSLTDETEGKREQLEGVIGQMRDRYGFDTDLGDGALADLVELFYEGESDAAIARELDASRKTVFRARLDLHLVRDRDTDAPFDLAALRDRLQTDPSTADLADAFDVSESTVRRYRRVVRAQNESRGANDRYRDEFDRLLADGDLTGGLTDDVQEDGLDDATEGMETDVDF, encoded by the coding sequence ATGGACGAGAAAACGGAGGAGCTCCGGGACATCTTCATCGACGTCACCGACGAGGAGACGGTGACGGAGTCCCAGGAGGAGACGCCCGGCTCCCTGACGGACGAGACGGAGGGCAAGCGGGAGCAACTGGAGGGCGTGATCGGGCAGATGCGCGACCGCTACGGGTTCGACACGGACCTCGGCGACGGCGCGCTCGCGGACCTGGTCGAACTGTTCTACGAGGGCGAGAGCGACGCCGCAATCGCCCGCGAACTCGACGCCTCGCGGAAGACCGTCTTCCGCGCCCGCCTCGACCTCCATCTCGTCCGCGACCGGGACACCGACGCGCCGTTCGATCTGGCCGCCCTCCGTGATCGCCTGCAGACGGACCCCAGCACCGCCGACCTCGCCGACGCGTTCGACGTGAGCGAGTCCACCGTCCGCCGCTACCGGCGCGTCGTCCGCGCGCAAAACGAGTCCCGCGGGGCCAACGACCGCTACCGCGACGAGTTCGACCGCCTGCTCGCCGACGGCGACCTGACCGGCGGCCTGACCGATGACGTGCAGGAGGACGGCCTCGACGACGCCACCGAGGGGATGGAGACGGACGTGGACTTCTAG
- a CDS encoding uroporphyrinogen-III synthase — translation MNRDVRAAVFRPDDERTDEAVELLDSLGADPVPDPMLAVEPTGETPAPGDYVVMTSKTGVELVAEAGWTPGDATLVAIGERTARAMREAGWTVDLIPEEYSSTGLVQMLEAEVDGNRVEVARSDHGSDVLTDGLADAGADVHETVLYRLVRPEGSGESAELAADGEVDAALFTSSLTVEHFLEAAAERGVRDAAVAGLNDAVVGAIGEPTRETAEAHGVAVDVVPETASFEALATATVEAAAPSYRE, via the coding sequence GTGAACCGCGACGTTCGCGCGGCCGTCTTCCGCCCCGACGACGAGCGGACCGACGAGGCCGTCGAACTGCTCGACTCGCTCGGCGCGGACCCCGTTCCGGACCCGATGCTGGCCGTCGAGCCGACGGGCGAGACGCCCGCTCCCGGCGACTACGTCGTCATGACGAGCAAGACCGGCGTCGAACTCGTCGCGGAGGCGGGCTGGACGCCCGGCGACGCGACGCTGGTGGCGATCGGCGAGCGCACCGCCCGCGCGATGCGCGAGGCCGGCTGGACGGTCGACCTGATCCCCGAGGAGTACTCGTCGACGGGGCTTGTCCAAATGCTCGAAGCCGAGGTCGACGGCAACCGAGTCGAGGTCGCCCGGAGCGACCACGGGAGCGACGTGCTCACCGACGGCCTCGCCGACGCGGGCGCGGACGTACACGAAACCGTCCTCTACCGCCTCGTCCGCCCCGAGGGCAGCGGCGAGTCGGCCGAACTGGCCGCCGACGGCGAAGTCGACGCCGCGCTCTTTACCTCCTCGCTCACCGTCGAGCATTTCCTCGAGGCCGCTGCCGAGCGCGGCGTCCGCGACGCCGCCGTCGCCGGCCTGAACGACGCGGTCGTCGGGGCCATCGGCGAGCCGACGCGGGAGACGGCCGAGGCCCACGGCGTCGCGGTCGACGTGGTGCCCGAGACGGCGTCGTTCGAGGCGCTGGCGACCGCCACCGTCGAGGCAGCCGCGCCGAGCTACCGGGAGTGA
- a CDS encoding ATP-dependent DNA helicase, with product MKTADLSGLPPGVTDHLQEEGIEELYPPQAAAVEAGVTEGENVVASVPTASGKTLIAELAMLSSIREGGTALYIVPLRALASEKQAEFEAFEEYGVSVGVSTGNYESDGDWLATKDIVVATSEKVDSLVRNGASWIEDLSCVVADEVHLIDDAGRGPTLEVTLAKLRQLNPGLQTVALSATVGNAEDIAEWLDAELVDTTWRPIDLKKGVHYGNALHLDDGTQRELEVQGGEKQTAAVVRDTLEDDGSTLVFVNSRRNAEAAARRLANTVEPHLTDDERDELAAVAAEIRDVSDTETSEDLAAAVERGAAFHHAGLASEHRALVEDAFRDRLLKVISATPTLAAGVNTPSRRVVVRDWRRYDGTAGGMQPLDVLEVHQMMGRAGRPGMDPYGEAVLITDDHDELDDLFDRYVYADPEPVRSKLAAEPALRTHVLATVATGFARSRRELLDFLERTLYASQSAEPGRLEQVTDDVLEYLERNEFIERDHADGGETLDATNLGHTVSRLYLDPMSAAEIVDGLRAVEERPTALGLYHLVARTPDMYELYLRSGDREEYTELCYEREGELLGPTPSEFEEGRFEDWLSALKTARLLEDWAEEVDEDRVAERYGVGPGDIRGKVDTAEWLLNAAEQLANELEVGHEPAVREARKRVEYGVGDELLDLAGVRGVGRKRARRLYDAGIETRAELREADKGVVLGALRGRRKTAENVLENAGREDASMDGVEPAEGAGGDSDEPGDDAKAETDDGTAARDAAESDDAGQASLGDF from the coding sequence ATGAAAACGGCGGACCTGTCGGGGCTGCCGCCCGGCGTCACGGACCACCTGCAGGAAGAGGGGATCGAGGAGCTGTACCCCCCGCAGGCCGCGGCCGTCGAGGCGGGCGTCACCGAGGGCGAGAACGTGGTGGCGAGCGTCCCGACCGCGAGCGGGAAGACGCTGATCGCGGAGCTGGCGATGCTGTCGTCGATCCGGGAGGGCGGGACGGCGCTGTACATCGTCCCGCTCCGGGCGCTGGCCAGCGAGAAGCAGGCGGAGTTCGAGGCGTTCGAGGAGTACGGCGTCTCCGTCGGCGTCTCGACGGGCAACTACGAGAGCGACGGCGACTGGCTTGCGACGAAAGACATCGTGGTCGCCACCAGCGAGAAGGTGGACTCGCTCGTGCGCAACGGCGCGTCGTGGATCGAGGACCTGTCCTGCGTCGTCGCCGACGAGGTCCACCTGATCGACGACGCGGGACGCGGCCCGACGCTGGAGGTGACGCTGGCGAAGCTCCGCCAGCTGAACCCCGGCCTCCAGACGGTTGCGCTGTCGGCGACCGTCGGCAACGCCGAGGACATCGCGGAGTGGCTCGACGCCGAACTCGTCGACACGACGTGGCGGCCCATCGACCTGAAGAAGGGAGTCCACTACGGGAACGCGCTCCACCTCGACGACGGCACGCAGCGCGAGCTGGAGGTGCAGGGCGGCGAGAAGCAGACCGCCGCGGTCGTCCGGGACACGCTCGAAGACGACGGCTCGACGCTCGTGTTCGTCAACTCCCGGCGCAACGCGGAGGCGGCGGCGCGGCGGCTCGCGAACACGGTCGAGCCCCACCTCACCGACGACGAGCGCGACGAACTGGCCGCCGTCGCCGCGGAGATCCGGGACGTGAGCGACACGGAGACGAGCGAGGACCTGGCAGCGGCCGTCGAGCGCGGCGCGGCGTTCCACCACGCGGGACTGGCGAGCGAGCACCGCGCGCTCGTCGAGGACGCCTTTCGCGACCGCCTGCTGAAGGTCATCAGCGCGACGCCGACGCTCGCGGCGGGCGTGAACACGCCGAGTCGTCGGGTGGTCGTCCGGGACTGGCGGCGCTACGACGGCACCGCGGGCGGCATGCAGCCGCTCGACGTGCTGGAGGTCCACCAGATGATGGGCCGGGCGGGCCGGCCCGGGATGGACCCGTACGGCGAGGCCGTCCTGATCACCGACGACCACGACGAACTGGACGACCTGTTCGACCGCTACGTGTACGCCGACCCCGAACCCGTCCGGTCGAAGCTCGCGGCGGAGCCGGCGCTGCGGACCCACGTGCTGGCGACGGTCGCAACCGGCTTCGCCCGGTCCCGGCGGGAACTGCTCGACTTCCTCGAGCGTACGCTGTACGCCTCGCAGTCGGCGGAGCCGGGGCGACTGGAGCAGGTGACCGACGACGTGCTGGAGTATCTGGAACGGAACGAGTTCATCGAGCGCGACCACGCCGACGGGGGCGAGACGCTCGACGCGACGAACCTCGGGCACACCGTCTCGCGGCTCTACCTCGACCCGATGAGCGCCGCGGAGATCGTCGACGGCCTGCGCGCCGTCGAGGAACGCCCGACCGCGCTCGGGCTCTACCACCTCGTCGCCCGCACGCCGGACATGTACGAGCTGTACCTCCGGTCGGGCGACCGCGAGGAGTACACCGAACTCTGCTACGAGCGCGAGGGCGAACTGCTCGGCCCGACGCCCAGCGAGTTCGAGGAGGGCCGTTTCGAGGACTGGCTCTCGGCGCTCAAAACCGCCCGCCTGCTAGAGGACTGGGCCGAGGAGGTCGACGAGGACCGGGTCGCCGAGCGCTACGGCGTCGGTCCCGGCGACATCCGCGGGAAGGTCGACACCGCCGAGTGGCTGTTAAACGCCGCCGAGCAGCTGGCGAACGAACTCGAGGTGGGCCACGAGCCGGCGGTCCGCGAGGCCCGCAAGCGCGTCGAGTACGGCGTCGGCGACGAACTGCTCGACCTCGCCGGCGTCCGCGGCGTCGGTCGCAAGCGTGCGCGGCGGCTGTACGACGCCGGGATCGAGACCCGCGCCGAACTCCGCGAGGCCGACAAGGGCGTCGTCCTCGGCGCGCTGCGGGGCCGTCGGAAGACCGCCGAGAACGTGCTCGAAAACGCCGGCCGCGAGGACGCGTCGATGGACGGCGTCGAGCCGGCCGAGGGCGCGGGGGGCGACAGCGACGAACCGGGCGACGACGCGAAAGCCGAGACGGACGACGGCACCGCCGCGCGGGACGCCGCCGAGTCGGACGACGCGGGGCAGGCGAGCCTGGGTGATTTCTGA
- the cobA gene encoding uroporphyrinogen-III C-methyltransferase — protein sequence MTGTVYLVGSGPGDPELLTVRAARLIDEADVVLHDKLPGPEILDRIPAEKREDVGKRAGGERTPQSETNARLVELAEAGNDVVRLKGGDPFVFGRGGEEMAYLAEHGVPFEVVPGVTSAVGAAGVAGIPVTHRDHASSVSFVTGHEDPTKDESAVDWGALADTGGTIVVLMGVGKLPDYTRALREAGMDPETPVALVERGTWPDMRVATGTLDTIVDARDEHGIEPPAITVIGEVAASRDRVVEFLQGRGGDGATPADDDSDGGETA from the coding sequence ATGACCGGCACCGTCTACCTTGTCGGGAGCGGCCCCGGCGACCCGGAACTGCTGACCGTGCGCGCGGCCCGGCTGATCGACGAGGCCGACGTGGTCCTCCACGACAAGCTCCCCGGCCCCGAGATACTCGACCGGATCCCCGCCGAGAAACGGGAGGACGTTGGCAAGCGCGCCGGCGGCGAGCGCACGCCCCAGTCCGAGACCAACGCGCGCCTCGTCGAACTCGCCGAGGCCGGTAACGACGTGGTCCGCCTGAAGGGCGGGGACCCCTTCGTCTTCGGCCGCGGCGGCGAGGAGATGGCGTACCTCGCGGAACACGGCGTCCCCTTCGAGGTCGTGCCGGGCGTCACCAGCGCCGTCGGCGCGGCCGGCGTCGCGGGCATCCCCGTCACCCACCGCGACCACGCCTCCAGCGTCTCCTTCGTTACGGGCCACGAGGACCCGACGAAGGACGAGTCGGCCGTCGACTGGGGAGCACTCGCGGACACCGGCGGCACCATCGTCGTCCTGATGGGCGTCGGCAAACTGCCGGACTACACCCGCGCGCTCCGCGAGGCCGGGATGGATCCCGAGACCCCCGTCGCGCTCGTCGAGCGCGGCACCTGGCCCGACATGCGCGTCGCGACCGGCACCCTCGACACCATCGTCGACGCTCGGGACGAGCACGGTATCGAACCGCCCGCGATCACCGTCATCGGCGAGGTTGCCGCGAGCCGCGACCGCGTCGTCGAGTTCCTGCAGGGGCGGGGCGGCGACGGCGCGACGCCCGCGGACGACGACTCCGACGGCGGTGAGACGGCGTGA
- a CDS encoding biotin transporter BioY gives MSTDTDSVELVDDLTVGFIAQAALLAAFVGAGAYVSFPLPFSTVPVTLQVLGVFLAGIVLGPVWGTVSMVLYLAVGAIGVPVYAGGAAGLGTLVGSTAGYLWSYPVAAALIGGIVHRGTDLRDPATVSVPVVVAALVVGTVVIYAGGVAGLMAVAGYGVEEAVSVGALVFLPGEAVKIAVATGLARSGLLPTQ, from the coding sequence ATGAGCACGGACACGGATTCGGTCGAACTGGTCGACGACCTGACCGTCGGGTTCATCGCACAGGCCGCGCTGCTGGCGGCCTTTGTCGGCGCGGGGGCGTACGTGTCGTTCCCGCTGCCGTTCTCCACGGTGCCGGTGACGCTGCAGGTGCTCGGCGTGTTCCTCGCCGGCATCGTGCTCGGGCCGGTCTGGGGAACTGTCTCGATGGTGCTGTATCTCGCCGTCGGCGCGATCGGGGTGCCGGTGTACGCCGGCGGTGCGGCGGGCCTTGGGACGCTGGTCGGGTCGACGGCGGGCTACCTCTGGTCGTATCCGGTCGCGGCGGCGCTGATCGGCGGGATCGTCCACCGCGGCACCGACCTCCGCGACCCGGCGACGGTGTCGGTGCCCGTCGTCGTGGCCGCGCTGGTTGTCGGCACCGTCGTCATCTACGCGGGCGGCGTCGCGGGGCTGATGGCGGTCGCGGGCTACGGCGTCGAGGAGGCCGTCAGCGTCGGGGCGCTGGTGTTTCTCCCCGGCGAGGCGGTGAAGATCGCCGTCGCGACGGGGCTGGCCCGGAGCGGCCTCCTGCCCACGCAATGA
- a CDS encoding type 1 glutamine amidotransferase, which translates to MANFRRLIDPIDGVEPVEYDVRGLELPDDDEVGAAVITGSVDSVNDDRPYVRALREWVRNSDVPIFGVCFGHQIIADALGGTVARMRDPELGYRTLTVDRPDDPLFDGLPAELTAFACHGDAVVDPPPDATVLASNDRGVQALRAGRNVSIQFHPEVDPEFARTLLGDVTASEDDRVEALATVTAANYRESLRTRVLFRNFLEATGTDGR; encoded by the coding sequence ATGGCGAACTTCCGGCGACTGATCGACCCGATCGACGGCGTCGAGCCGGTCGAGTACGACGTTCGGGGACTCGAACTGCCCGACGACGACGAGGTCGGAGCGGCCGTGATCACCGGGTCGGTCGACAGCGTCAACGACGACCGACCGTACGTCCGCGCGCTTCGGGAGTGGGTCCGGAACAGCGACGTGCCGATCTTCGGCGTCTGCTTCGGCCACCAGATCATCGCAGACGCGCTCGGCGGCACCGTCGCGCGGATGCGCGACCCGGAACTGGGCTACCGGACGCTCACGGTCGACCGTCCCGACGATCCGCTGTTCGACGGCTTACCGGCCGAGTTGACGGCTTTCGCCTGTCACGGCGACGCCGTCGTCGACCCGCCGCCCGACGCGACGGTGCTGGCCAGCAACGACCGCGGCGTGCAGGCGCTCCGGGCGGGGCGAAACGTCTCGATCCAGTTCCATCCGGAGGTAGACCCCGAGTTCGCCCGGACGCTGCTGGGCGACGTGACCGCGTCCGAGGACGACCGCGTCGAGGCGCTTGCGACCGTCACGGCGGCGAACTACCGCGAGTCGCTCCGTACCCGTGTCCTGTTCCGGAACTTCCTCGAAGCGACAGGGACTGACGGGCGGTAG
- the cgi121 gene encoding KEOPS complex subunit Cgi121, with translation MELVEGRLTVADVDELVEQLDAIGDEFGATVQAFDARYVAGRDHLERAVELADRAIERGENVARDRGVEILLYAAGRRQINRALAMGVDEGEGPAVVLVDGGDEAGAADAVRERLDIDPEPAVGVEYADEELLREFFDVTDAERTATDAALADLVRERVALLEVEK, from the coding sequence ATGGAACTGGTCGAGGGACGACTCACGGTCGCGGACGTGGACGAACTGGTCGAGCAACTGGACGCCATCGGCGACGAGTTCGGCGCGACGGTGCAGGCGTTCGACGCGCGCTACGTCGCCGGGCGCGATCACCTCGAACGCGCCGTCGAACTGGCCGACCGGGCGATCGAGCGCGGCGAGAACGTCGCCCGGGACCGCGGCGTCGAGATCCTGCTGTACGCGGCCGGCCGGCGGCAGATCAACCGGGCGCTCGCGATGGGCGTCGACGAGGGCGAGGGGCCGGCGGTGGTGCTGGTCGACGGCGGCGACGAGGCCGGCGCGGCCGACGCCGTCCGCGAGCGACTCGACATCGACCCCGAGCCGGCCGTCGGCGTGGAGTACGCCGACGAGGAACTGCTACGGGAGTTCTTCGACGTGACCGACGCTGAGCGCACGGCAACGGACGCCGCGCTGGCGGATCTGGTCCGCGAGCGCGTGGCGCTGCTGGAGGTCGAGAAGTAG
- a CDS encoding energy-coupling factor transporter transmembrane component T family protein, whose product MVSYEPGSSLAHGFDPRAKLAFQVAFAAAAFAHASPAGLAASTMLALAVLVAAELSPLRALWSFRFPLLLLAAAPALAAVKLGPPWLDPAAALDSARLAYRVVPVFLVSAAYVRTTPVRASRAALQRVVPGKAGRVLGAGVAITIRFFPVVLADLRRIREASAARLGDERSLRDRMRLVTLAGIQRAFGRADRLAVALRARCFSWNATLPALAFRRRDAALCLLAFALALSPLL is encoded by the coding sequence ATGGTGAGCTACGAACCGGGGTCGTCGCTGGCCCACGGCTTCGACCCGCGGGCGAAGCTGGCGTTTCAGGTCGCCTTCGCCGCCGCGGCGTTCGCCCACGCCTCGCCGGCGGGACTGGCGGCGTCGACGATGCTGGCGCTTGCCGTCCTCGTCGCAGCGGAGCTGTCGCCGCTCCGGGCGCTGTGGTCGTTTCGCTTTCCGCTCCTGTTGCTCGCCGCCGCCCCCGCCCTCGCCGCGGTCAAACTCGGCCCGCCGTGGCTCGACCCCGCCGCCGCGCTCGACTCGGCGCGGCTCGCCTACCGCGTCGTCCCCGTCTTCCTCGTCAGCGCCGCCTACGTCCGGACGACGCCGGTCCGGGCGTCCCGGGCGGCGCTCCAGCGCGTCGTCCCGGGGAAGGCGGGCCGGGTGCTCGGTGCGGGGGTCGCCATCACGATCCGGTTTTTCCCGGTGGTGCTCGCGGACCTGCGCCGGATCCGCGAGGCGTCGGCCGCCCGCCTCGGCGACGAGCGGTCGCTCCGCGACCGGATGCGCCTCGTCACGCTGGCCGGGATCCAGCGGGCGTTCGGGCGGGCGGACCGGCTCGCGGTCGCGCTCCGGGCCCGGTGTTTCTCGTGGAACGCGACGCTCCCGGCGCTTGCGTTCCGCCGGCGGGACGCCGCGCTCTGCCTGCTGGCGTTCGCGCTGGCGCTGTCGCCGCTGCTGTAA
- the hemC gene encoding hydroxymethylbilane synthase, with product MSTNGTLRLATRGSDLATRQAATVQAALEDRRLDAELVEVETEGDRVSDELIHRLGKTGAFVRSLDEQVLSGDVDAAVHSMKDMPTDQPDGLVVAGIPERAAPGDALVTPDGRRLDELPEGATVGTSSLRRGAQVRNARPDLTIEPLRGNVDTRIEKLLAPSLQREHEERTEEEKERKGNAGDDDYEFPYDRTVEEWFDDLSEIERRAMEREVETEYDAVVLAEAGLERSGLAHHVDYQRLPTDEFVPAPGQGALAVVAADGDVADDLHTVLDHPRTRVETTVERSVLSELGGGCVAPIGVHAVIQGEYVHTAVQVFDRAGEEGVTATRDLPVERHAEAARAFARDLADRGADDLIAAARRAEDEQTAAKREE from the coding sequence ATGAGCACGAACGGGACGCTCCGGCTGGCGACGCGAGGCTCCGACCTCGCTACCCGCCAGGCGGCGACGGTGCAGGCGGCGCTGGAGGACCGCCGCCTCGACGCGGAACTCGTGGAGGTGGAGACGGAGGGCGACCGGGTGAGCGACGAACTCATCCACCGCCTCGGCAAGACCGGCGCGTTCGTCCGGAGCCTGGACGAGCAAGTGCTGTCGGGCGACGTGGACGCCGCGGTCCACTCGATGAAGGACATGCCGACCGACCAGCCCGACGGCCTCGTCGTCGCCGGCATCCCCGAGCGCGCCGCGCCGGGCGACGCGCTGGTGACGCCGGACGGCCGCCGCCTCGACGAACTGCCGGAGGGGGCGACCGTCGGCACGTCGAGCCTCCGCCGGGGGGCACAGGTCCGCAACGCGCGGCCGGACCTGACAATCGAACCCCTCCGGGGCAACGTCGACACGCGGATCGAGAAACTGCTCGCGCCGAGCCTCCAGCGCGAGCACGAGGAACGCACGGAGGAGGAGAAGGAGCGCAAGGGCAACGCCGGCGACGACGACTACGAGTTCCCGTACGACCGCACCGTCGAGGAGTGGTTCGACGACCTGAGCGAGATCGAGCGCCGGGCGATGGAGCGGGAGGTCGAGACCGAATACGACGCCGTCGTCCTCGCCGAGGCGGGGCTGGAACGGAGCGGCCTCGCCCACCACGTCGACTACCAGCGGCTCCCGACCGACGAGTTCGTCCCCGCGCCCGGTCAGGGCGCGCTCGCGGTCGTGGCCGCCGACGGCGACGTGGCCGACGACCTGCACACGGTGCTCGACCACCCGCGGACGCGCGTCGAGACGACCGTCGAGCGCTCCGTCCTCTCGGAACTGGGCGGGGGCTGCGTCGCCCCCATCGGCGTCCACGCGGTCATCCAGGGCGAGTACGTCCACACCGCCGTCCAGGTGTTCGACCGCGCCGGCGAGGAGGGCGTGACCGCGACGCGGGACCTGCCCGTCGAGCGCCACGCCGAGGCCGCCCGGGCGTTCGCCCGGGACCTGGCCGACCGCGGTGCCGACGACCTGATCGCCGCCGCCCGGCGCGCGGAGGACGAACAGACCGCGGCCAAACGCGAGGAATGA
- a CDS encoding energy-coupling factor ABC transporter ATP-binding protein has protein sequence MIETRGLVHRYGDATALSGVSLTVPDGEFLVLAGANGSGKTTLVRHFNGLLSPDDGEVLVDGTPVSEDLVATRTRVGMVFQTPRDCFVAATVGADVAFGPENLGLDRAEIDRRVDDALAAVGMAGRRDDRIDELSGGEQERVAIAGALAMEPDHLVLDEPFTGLDEPARRSVLERLEALHDGGTSVVVVTHDLRGVGALADRIVALSDGEIAADAPPDGAAAALSGLDVRVPW, from the coding sequence ATGATCGAGACGCGGGGACTGGTCCATCGCTACGGCGACGCGACGGCGCTGTCCGGCGTGTCGCTAACCGTCCCCGACGGCGAGTTCCTCGTTCTTGCGGGCGCGAACGGGAGCGGGAAGACGACGCTCGTCCGCCACTTCAACGGCCTCCTGTCCCCCGACGATGGCGAGGTGCTGGTCGACGGCACGCCGGTGAGCGAGGACCTCGTTGCCACGCGGACGCGCGTCGGGATGGTGTTCCAGACCCCGCGGGACTGCTTCGTCGCGGCGACGGTCGGCGCGGACGTGGCGTTCGGTCCGGAGAACCTCGGGCTGGATCGGGCGGAGATCGACCGGCGGGTCGACGACGCACTCGCGGCCGTCGGCATGGCCGGCCGCCGCGACGACCGCATCGACGAACTCTCCGGCGGCGAGCAGGAACGAGTTGCCATCGCGGGCGCGCTGGCGATGGAGCCCGACCACCTCGTCCTCGACGAGCCGTTCACCGGCCTCGACGAGCCGGCGCGGCGGTCGGTGCTGGAGCGGCTCGAAGCGCTCCACGACGGCGGGACGAGCGTCGTCGTCGTCACGCACGACCTCCGGGGCGTGGGCGCGCTGGCCGACCGGATCGTCGCGCTGTCGGACGGCGAAATCGCGGCCGACGCGCCGCCGGACGGGGCGGCCGCCGCGCTCTCCGGCCTCGACGTGCGCGTGCCATGGTGA
- a CDS encoding DUF5518 domain-containing protein: protein MTDWRAIGIGFLVGLTVAVVGLALPIIGQIGGGLIGGFLAGYLAGGGLGSGAWHGLLAGAFGGLLVAVFVLVGVTFLGVTVTEPVNAIVGGAGLSLVVVFLATLFALDSALAGAIGGALRG, encoded by the coding sequence ATGACCGACTGGCGCGCCATCGGCATCGGCTTCCTCGTCGGGCTGACCGTCGCGGTCGTGGGGCTGGCGCTCCCGATCATCGGGCAGATCGGCGGCGGCCTGATCGGCGGGTTCCTCGCGGGCTACCTCGCCGGCGGCGGCCTCGGCAGCGGCGCGTGGCACGGCCTGCTCGCCGGCGCGTTCGGCGGGTTGCTCGTCGCGGTGTTCGTGCTCGTCGGCGTCACGTTCCTCGGCGTGACGGTGACCGAGCCCGTCAACGCCATCGTCGGCGGGGCCGGCCTGTCGCTGGTCGTCGTCTTCCTCGCGACGCTGTTCGCGCTGGACAGCGCGCTCGCGGGGGCGATCGGCGGCGCGCTGCGCGGATGA